In a single window of the Streptacidiphilus sp. P02-A3a genome:
- a CDS encoding histidine kinase: MRSPAVAQVDDRPVDGLGSAADLDVRSLTDALARVEDGVAVVDARGRIAYANPAVCRMTGLPLGLLRDRDLAESLREDGQPVLPWTREDPAAPHRCTVLAQDGAAREVVCSAFTTEVAGSPHWIVILRGAAGDHPAVRTALSLAQTTTKLVGAATMQEVLRGICRHAAGNSTAAACWIVVFGEDRLLATAGACGFPRAGDSMTAWTSNAVTLDNLPGGAEVLAGRPIFLPDARSALLAAPATTAFAITLEELDWQSGYYVPLSWEGEVFGVFAAYLPTGAGAPTEEERSFYQGLAGQAAVAVTNAQLGATLERTRLARELHDSISQALFSMTLHAKAAQLAMAQAGLGTTGALGRSVARLVELTRGTLAEMRSLLFELRPGSLAEEGLVAAVRKQCAALTAREQVAITVDGPEPRLHLAPEVEEHLYRVTSEALNNVIKHARAEQVSVDISATPGVLRIVVCDDGVGFEPGAGAAGHLGQSSMADRARMIGAELTVASRPRAGTTVTLTLAYDPPEQGDRVPDAG, from the coding sequence GTGCGTAGCCCCGCAGTGGCCCAGGTCGACGACAGGCCGGTGGACGGCCTGGGTTCCGCCGCGGATCTCGACGTTCGCTCCCTGACCGACGCGCTCGCCCGGGTCGAGGACGGGGTCGCCGTCGTCGACGCCCGAGGGCGGATCGCGTACGCCAATCCGGCGGTCTGCCGGATGACAGGTCTCCCGCTCGGCCTGCTCCGGGACCGCGACCTCGCCGAGAGCCTGCGGGAGGACGGTCAGCCGGTGCTGCCCTGGACCCGCGAGGACCCGGCCGCCCCGCACCGCTGCACCGTCCTGGCCCAGGACGGTGCCGCGCGTGAGGTCGTCTGCTCCGCCTTCACCACGGAGGTCGCCGGGAGCCCGCACTGGATCGTGATCCTCCGCGGCGCGGCCGGTGACCATCCCGCTGTTCGTACCGCGCTCTCGCTGGCGCAGACGACGACGAAGCTGGTCGGCGCGGCCACGATGCAGGAGGTCCTGCGCGGCATCTGCCGCCACGCGGCCGGGAACAGCACGGCCGCCGCCTGCTGGATCGTGGTGTTCGGCGAGGACCGCCTGCTCGCGACCGCGGGGGCGTGCGGCTTCCCCCGGGCGGGCGACAGCATGACGGCGTGGACGAGCAACGCGGTCACCCTCGACAACCTGCCCGGCGGCGCCGAGGTCCTGGCGGGCAGGCCGATCTTCCTCCCCGACGCTCGATCCGCCCTGCTGGCCGCCCCGGCCACCACGGCCTTCGCCATCACCCTGGAGGAACTGGACTGGCAGAGCGGCTACTACGTCCCGCTGTCCTGGGAGGGCGAGGTCTTCGGCGTCTTCGCGGCCTACCTTCCCACGGGTGCCGGTGCCCCGACCGAAGAGGAACGTTCCTTCTACCAGGGGCTGGCCGGGCAGGCCGCTGTGGCGGTGACCAACGCCCAACTCGGCGCGACCCTGGAGCGCACCCGCCTGGCGCGCGAACTGCACGACTCGATCAGCCAGGCGCTGTTCTCGATGACCCTGCATGCCAAGGCCGCCCAACTCGCCATGGCCCAGGCCGGACTGGGCACCACCGGAGCGCTGGGCCGGTCCGTCGCCAGACTCGTGGAGTTGACCCGCGGCACGCTGGCCGAGATGCGCTCGCTCCTCTTCGAGCTCCGCCCCGGCTCCCTGGCCGAGGAGGGCCTGGTAGCGGCCGTGCGGAAGCAGTGCGCCGCGTTGACGGCCCGCGAGCAGGTGGCCATCACGGTGGACGGTCCCGAGCCGAGGCTGCACCTGGCGCCTGAGGTCGAGGAACACCTCTACCGCGTCACCTCCGAGGCGCTCAACAACGTGATCAAGCACGCCCGCGCCGAACAGGTGTCGGTGGACATCTCGGCGACCCCAGGTGTCCTGCGGATCGTCGTGTGCGACGACGGCGTCGGCTTCGAGCCCGGAGCCGGGGCCGCCGGGCACCTCGGGCAGTCCAGCATGGCCGACCGGGCCCGGATGATCGGCGCCGAGCTGACCGTCGCCAGCCGTCCACGAGCCGGTACGACCGTGACCCTGACGCTGGCCTACGACCCACCCGAACAAGGAGACCGCGTTCCCGATGCAGGCTGA